The Amycolatopsis japonica nucleotide sequence TGCAGGCCGGGTACTACGTCTTCGGCTGGGAAGACATCGCGAACGCCTTCTCGGGTTGGGTGCACAAGGGTGACTGGCAGACCTTGAAGGGCCTGTACGACGACTCCAACCCGCCGGGCCAGGACAACGGCTACGCGGTGTACGCGGCCGTGCAGTGCACCGACGTGGCGTGGCCGCAGAGCTGGCCCCGCTGGAAGTTCGACAACTGGGTCACGCATTTCCGGGCGCCGTTCGAGACCTGGGGCAACGCCTGGTTCAACGCTCCGTGCCTCGACTGGCCCGCGAAGCCGGGCAAGCCGGTGGAGATCGACGGGAGCAAGGTCCCCGGCATCCTGCTGGTCAACGAGGAGAACGACGCCGCGACGCCGTACCCCGGCAGCATCGAGGTCCGCAAGCGCTACCCGAACTCCAGCCTGATCAGCGCTCCGGGTGGCACGACGCACTCGGGCTCGCTGTCCGGTGTGTCCTGTGTGGACGACAAGATCGCGGACTACCTGCTGACCGGAAAGCTGCCCGTGCGCAAGCCGGGCAATGGTTCGGACGTGCAGTGCGCCGCGGTCCCGCAGCCGGTTCCGGCCGGTGCTTCCGCGGCCGCGAAGTCGGACGTGCCGTCTTCGGTCGCCGAAGTGAAGAAGGAGGCGCTGGCTCAGGCGCTGCCTTTCTGAGTTGTTCGGGATGTCGCGATGCCCCGGTCCGGGTTTCCGGACCGGGGCATTTCTTCGCTCTGATGCTTCTCAGCAGTGGCTCGTCATCCGCATGCTGTGGATGCGGTCGAAGAACCCGGCGTCGAACGATCCCTCGGCGAACCACCAGTGCCACACGTTCTTGACGGTGCCCTTGACGAACTTGGTGTCACCGCCGTGATGGATGGGCCCGAGGACGATGCCGTTGCTGTCCAAGGTGTTCACCCACATCAGCCAAGCGTCGTTGCTGTCGCTGCTGACGATCGTCGCCTCGAACGAAGCGCTGCCGTTGCGTCTGAGGGTCCATTTCGCGTTGTCCATCGTGCAGTCCCCGGCCTGGATGCGACCCCAGGTGAACCAACAGGAATCCGCTCCGGTGCAGGTGGCCAGCGCGGTGGTGGACGCCGTCGTGCCCGCCGAGGCGGGCGTGGCGAAGACGGTCCCGATCGCGAGCACGAGCATTGTCACGAAAAGCGCCATCCGACGTGCTTTGGTCGTCATTTTTCCTCCCCATCGTGGACGAACCGATGAGCAAAGCTAACCCGCGGGTGATCGCGGTCAGGATCACTTAGGTGCGGCAACGGGGGTGGCCGATAGGGCCATGACCGGCCCCCTCGCGCTCGCGAAAGCGAGGAAAGTTCCGGTCACGCACCGAATCCCCTCGCCGCACCGGCGAATTGTCGGGCCCGCCCGTTACCGTCCCCGGCATGACCATCGTCGAAGAGCACCGGACCGAGATCCGGGTGCAGGACACCGTTTATCGCATCGAGGTCGCCGCCCGTGAGGGTGGCGGCGCGGCCGGGGAAGACCGCTGGGTGACCGTCATGGTCGGCGGAGCCGGACCGCTGGAGGAGCCTGTCGCCGAAGGCAGGCTCGATATCGACGCCGAAGCCGTACCGGCCTTGGCGACCGTCCTTTCCGACACCCTGCTGGCGTTCGCCGGACGGGGCACCGGCCGGAACGGCCGCCGAAGATCGGCGGACCGTCCCGCGCACCAGGGCCTGCCGTGGTCCGACGAGCTGGACGCGGAACTGGAAAGCCGTTGGCTCGCCGGGGAAAGCGTCGAGGAGATCGCGCGGCGGTTCGAGCGGACACCGGGCGGGATCCGTGCCCGGTTGCCCAGGGTCGGCTGCGACCCGGAGCGCCGGGGCGCGTACCTCCCCATCCCGCCGAGCCAACGAGAGGTGGCTGAACTCGGCTGAACACCGGCGGTCGCGGGGGCCTTCGGTCCTTCGCGACCGCCGTCAGTCCACTGTGGACCCAGCTCCGCGTTCCGCCCGCGCGGCCATCTTCCGGAGGTGCTCGATCAGTTCCGGCGGCTCGTGCACGGTGAATTCGCAGCCGAGTCCGAGGATCCGGAACGCGAGCCAGTCCAAGGTGTCCGTGCCCGCGTGGAAAACGCAGGTCTCGTCGTCCAGCGATTCCAGTTCGCCGAACCCCGCGCCGATCGCGGGGGCGACCTGGCCGATCGGCGCGTGCAGGGTCACGCGTGCGCTGTAGGTGGGAAGGAGGCTGTACATCTTGTCGGTGACATAGGCCGCCACGTCCTCCGCGGGTGGCTGTCTCGGAGTGGCCCGGCCGCCGGTCGCCCGCGGCTCCGAGATCCGGTCCGCGCGGAAGATCCGCCAGTCGTCGCGGTCGAGGTCGTAGCCGAGCAGGTACCAGCGGCGTCCGGCGGAGACGAGCCGGTGTGGTTCGACGTGCCGCCGGGATTCGGTGCCGTCGCCGGTGCGGTAGGTGAACCGGGTCCGCTCGGTGTTGGCGATCGCGCCCGCGAAGACGGTGAGGTGTTCCGGATCCACCGCGGGGCCCGTGCCGGGGAGCGGCACGGTCGCGGCGCCCAGCGCGCCGACGCGATAACGCAGCCGCGAAGGCAGCACCTGTTCGAGTTTGGCCAGCGCCCGCACCGAAGACTCCTCGATACCCGAGATCGCTTGCCCGGCGGCGCCGCGGAGGCCGACCGCGATCGCGACGGCCTCCTCGTCGTCGAGCAGCAGCGGTGGCATCGCCGTGCCGGCGCCCAGCCGGTAGCCGCCCTCGGAGCCTCGCGACGCCTCGACGGGGTAACCGAGCTCACGCAACCGGTCGATGTCGCGCCGGATGGTCCGCGGACTGACCTCCAGCCGTTCGGCGAGCTCGCTGCCAGGCCACTCGCGCGGGGTCTGCAGGAGCGACAGCAGGCTGAGCAGCCGGGCGGGCGTGTCCGTCATGCGATCAAGGATGCCTCGTACGGAGTCCCGTATCGGGTGAGCCACACGACTTTGTTTGATTGAACTTGCATGGGAGTGCATAATCATGCGTATGACGGTGAAGATCGCGGTGGCCGGAGCCAGCGGGTACGCGGGCGGCGAACTCCTGCGCCTGCTGCTGACCCATCCCGAAATCCAGATCGGCGCGCTCACCGCGGCCAGCTCCGCGGGGACGCCGCTCGTCCAGCATCAGCCGCACCTCGCCCCACTGGCGGACAGGGTCCTGCTGGAGACGACCCCGGAGACCCTGGCCGGACACGACGTCGTCTTCCTCGCCCTGCCGCACGGTCACTCCGGCGCCATCGCCGCGCAGCTGGGCCCGGACGTCCTGGTGGTCGACCTGGGCGCGGACCACCGCCTTTCGGACGCGGCCGACTGGCAGCGCTGGTACGGCGGTGACCACGCCGGGCAGTGGCCGTACGGGCTCCCCGAGCTCCCCGGAGCCCGCGAACGTCTCGCCGGGACCAAGCGCATCGCGGTCCCCGGGTGCTTCCCGACCGGCGGTTCGATCGCCCTCGCCCCGGCGCTCGCCGCCGGCCTGGTCGAGCCGGAGATCAACGTCGTCGCGGTCACCGGGACCTCGGGCGCGGGCAAGAGCCTGAAGCCGAACCTCCTCGGTTCGGAGGTGATGGGCTCGGCCACCGCGTACGGCGTCGGTGGTGCCCATCGGCACACTCCCGAGTTCGCGCAGAACCTCTCCGCGGTCGCGGGCGAGCGGGTCAAGGTCTCGTTCACCCCGGTGCTGGCCCCGATGCCGCGCGGGATCCTCACCACCGCGAGCGCAGCCCTCAAGACCGACCTGGACGCCGAAGGCGCCCGCGAGGTCTACGAAAAGGCGTACGCCACCGAGCCGTTCGTCCAGCTGCTGCCCGAGGGCCGGTGGCCGTCTTCGGCTTCGGTGGTCGGCTCGAACAACGTCCAGCTGCAGGTCACCGTCGACGCCGACACCCGGCGCCTGATCGTGGTCGCGGCCATCGACAACCTGACCAAGGGCACCGCGGGCGGTGCCGTCCAGTCGATGAACATCGCCCTCGGCCTCCCCGAAACCACCGGACTACCGACCGTAGGAGTCGCTCCGTGACCGTCACCCAGCCGAAGGGATTCCGTGCCGCGGGCGTCGCCGCCGGGATCAAGGCCGAGGGCAAGCTCGACCTCGCGCTCGTCGTCAACGACGGGCCGCTGCAGGTCGCGGCCGGCGTCTTCACGCGCAACGTGATCAAGGCCGCGCCCGTCCTGTGGTCGCAGGAGGTGCTCAAGCAGCAGCGGCTCAAGGCCGTCGTCCTCAACTCCGGCGGCGCGAACGCCGCCACCGGCCCCGGCGGTTTCCAGGACACCCACCAGACCGCCGAGAAGGTCGCGGGACTCTTCGAAGCAGGCGCGATCGAGGTCGCGGTCTGCTCGACCGGCCTGATCGGCGAGCGGCTGCCGATGGACGCGCTGCTCTCCGGGGTGGACACCGCCTTCGGGCGGCTCGGCACCGGTGACGAGGCCGACCTCGCCGCCGCCACCGCGGTCATGACCACCGACACCAAGCCGAAGCAGGCGGCCGCGAAGCACGAAAGCGGCTGGAGCGTCGGCGGGTTCGCCAAGGGCGCGGGCATGCTCGCGCCGAACCTCGCGACGATGCTCTCCGTCCTCACCACCGACGCGGTCGTCACGCCGGAAGCCTTGGACAAGGCTCTGCGTGCCGCCACCGGCGTGACCTTCGACCGGCTCGACGTCGACGGCGGGACCTCCACCAACGACACGGTCCTCGTCCTCGCGTCCGGCGCCAGCGGTGTCGAACCGACCGAGGCCGAACTGACCGAACTCCTCACCGCCGTCAGCCTCGACCTCGTGCTGCAACTGCGCGCGGACTCCGAGGGCGCGACCAAGTACGTCGACGTCACGGTCGCCGGCGCGGCGAGCGAGGCCGACGCCATCGCCGTCGGCCGGACGATCGCCGAGGACAACCTGGTCAAGACCGCCCTGTTCGGTTCCGACCCGAACTGGGGCCGCATCGCCATGGCGCTGGGCCGCGTGCCGGCGGAGATCGACCCGGAAAAGGTCTCCATCGCGATCAACGGCGTCACCCTCTTCGCCAAGGGCACCACCGCGGCGGATCGCTCCGAGGCGGATCTTTCGGGCCGTGACATCCGGATCGTCGTCGACCTCGGTCTCGGCGAAGGCGAGGCGACGATCTACACGACCGACCTCTCGCACGCGTACGTCGAAGAGAACAGCGCGTACTCCTCATGAGCCCTTCCGAATCCACCGTCCCCGCGGACGAACGGCTCGCGACGGCCGCCGAGAAGGCCTCGATCCTCATCGAGGCCCTGCCCTGGCTGCAACGCTTCCACGGCGCCACCGTCGTGGTGAAGTACGGCGGCAACGCCATGATCGACGAGAGCCTCAAGCAGGCCTTCGCCGAGGACATGGTCTTCCTGCGCACGGTGGGGCTGCGTCCGGTGGTGGTGCACGGCGGCGGCCCGCAGATCACCGCGATGCTCACCCGGCTCGGCGTCGAAGGCGAGTTCAAGGGCGGCTTGCGGGTCACCACGCCCGAGACCATGGACATCGTCCGCATGGTGCTGACCGGCCAGGTCAGCCGCGAACTGGTCGGCCTGATCAACGCGCACGGCCCGTACGCGGTCGGAATCTCCGGCGAGGACGCCCGGCTGTTCACCGCCGAGCGCAAACAGGCCACTGTGGACGGTGCATCGGTCGACATAGGACTCGTCGGTGAGGTCTCCGAGGTCAACCCGGACGCCGTGCTCGACATCGTCAACGCGGGCCGGATCCCGGTGGTGTCCACCGTGGCCCCGGACGTCGACGGCGTCGTGCACAACATCAACGCCGACACCGCCGCCGGCGCGCTGGCCGCGGCGCTCGGCGCGGAAAAGCTCGTCGTGCTCACCGATGTCGAAGGCCTTTACGCCAACTGGCCGGACCGCGGTTCGCTGGTCGACAGGATCCGGGTGGACCGCCTCGAAACCCTGCTTCCCGGCCTCGCCAGCGGCATGATCCCGAAGATGGAGGCCTGTGTGCGCGCCATCCGCGGCGGCGTCCGCCGCGCGCACGTGATCGACGGCCGCATCGCCCATTCGGTGTTGCTGGAGGTCTTCACCTCCCGCGGCATCGGTACCATGGTCTTCCCCGAAACGGAGCTCCCGTGACCACGTACAAGTCCAATGTAGACGGACAGGAGCACTGGAAGTCGTCCCTCATGGACAACTACGGCACCCCGGCGCTGACCCTGGTCCGCGGTGAGGGGGCGAAGGTCTGGGACGCCGACGGGAAGCCGTACGTCGACCTGCTGGGCGGCATCGCGGTCAACGCGCTCGGCCATGCCCACCCCGCCGTGGTCGCCGCCGTCACCGAGCAGATCGCGAAACTCGGCCACACCTCGAACCTCTACGTGAACCCGGTCGCCGTCGAACTGGCCGAAACCCTCCTGGACGTCGCCGGTCTGTCCGGCAATGCGAAGGTGCTGTTCGTCAACTCCGGCGCGGAGGCCAACGAAGCCGCGCTGAAGATCAGCAGGCTCACCGGGCGCACCAAGGTCGTCGCGTGCGAGGGTGCCTTCCACGGCCGCACCATGGGCGCGCTGACGCTGACCGGCCAGCCGTCGAAGCGGGACGCGTTCGAGCCGCTGGTTCCCGGCGTCACGCACGTTCCCTACGGTGACATCGACGCGCTTCGCGCCGCGGTGGACACCGAAACGGCGGCGGTGTTCCTCGAGCCGATCCTCGGTGAGGCGGGCGTCGTCCCGGCGCCGGACGGGTACCTCCAGGCCGCGCGGGAGATCACCAAGGCGACCGGGACCCTGCTGGTCCTCGACGAGGTGCAGACCGGCATCGGCCGCACCGGCGCGTGGTTCGCCTTCCAGCACGCCGGCATCGTCCCGGACGTCATCACCCTGGCCAAGGGACTCGGCGGCGGCCTGCCGATCGGCGCGGTCATCGGCGTCGGCGAGGCGGGGGAGCTGGTGAAGCCGGGACAGCACGGCACCACCTTCGGCGGTAACCCGGTCTGCTGCGCCGCCGGGCTCGCCGTGCTCAAGACCATCGCCAAGGACAACCTGAACGACCACGTTTCCGCGCTGGGCAAGGACATCGCCTCCCGCGTGGAGGAGCTCGGCCACCCGCTGGTGTCCGGG carries:
- a CDS encoding DUF6294 family protein, with translation MTTKARRMALFVTMLVLAIGTVFATPASAGTTASTTALATCTGADSCWFTWGRIQAGDCTMDNAKWTLRRNGSASFEATIVSSDSNDAWLMWVNTLDSNGIVLGPIHHGGDTKFVKGTVKNVWHWWFAEGSFDAGFFDRIHSMRMTSHC
- a CDS encoding helix-turn-helix transcriptional regulator — translated: MTDTPARLLSLLSLLQTPREWPGSELAERLEVSPRTIRRDIDRLRELGYPVEASRGSEGGYRLGAGTAMPPLLLDDEEAVAIAVGLRGAAGQAISGIEESSVRALAKLEQVLPSRLRYRVGALGAATVPLPGTGPAVDPEHLTVFAGAIANTERTRFTYRTGDGTESRRHVEPHRLVSAGRRWYLLGYDLDRDDWRIFRADRISEPRATGGRATPRQPPAEDVAAYVTDKMYSLLPTYSARVTLHAPIGQVAPAIGAGFGELESLDDETCVFHAGTDTLDWLAFRILGLGCEFTVHEPPELIEHLRKMAARAERGAGSTVD
- the argC gene encoding N-acetyl-gamma-glutamyl-phosphate reductase, with translation MTVKIAVAGASGYAGGELLRLLLTHPEIQIGALTAASSAGTPLVQHQPHLAPLADRVLLETTPETLAGHDVVFLALPHGHSGAIAAQLGPDVLVVDLGADHRLSDAADWQRWYGGDHAGQWPYGLPELPGARERLAGTKRIAVPGCFPTGGSIALAPALAAGLVEPEINVVAVTGTSGAGKSLKPNLLGSEVMGSATAYGVGGAHRHTPEFAQNLSAVAGERVKVSFTPVLAPMPRGILTTASAALKTDLDAEGAREVYEKAYATEPFVQLLPEGRWPSSASVVGSNNVQLQVTVDADTRRLIVVAAIDNLTKGTAGGAVQSMNIALGLPETTGLPTVGVAP
- the argJ gene encoding bifunctional glutamate N-acetyltransferase/amino-acid acetyltransferase ArgJ, with amino-acid sequence MTVTQPKGFRAAGVAAGIKAEGKLDLALVVNDGPLQVAAGVFTRNVIKAAPVLWSQEVLKQQRLKAVVLNSGGANAATGPGGFQDTHQTAEKVAGLFEAGAIEVAVCSTGLIGERLPMDALLSGVDTAFGRLGTGDEADLAAATAVMTTDTKPKQAAAKHESGWSVGGFAKGAGMLAPNLATMLSVLTTDAVVTPEALDKALRAATGVTFDRLDVDGGTSTNDTVLVLASGASGVEPTEAELTELLTAVSLDLVLQLRADSEGATKYVDVTVAGAASEADAIAVGRTIAEDNLVKTALFGSDPNWGRIAMALGRVPAEIDPEKVSIAINGVTLFAKGTTAADRSEADLSGRDIRIVVDLGLGEGEATIYTTDLSHAYVEENSAYSS
- the argB gene encoding acetylglutamate kinase; translated protein: MSPSESTVPADERLATAAEKASILIEALPWLQRFHGATVVVKYGGNAMIDESLKQAFAEDMVFLRTVGLRPVVVHGGGPQITAMLTRLGVEGEFKGGLRVTTPETMDIVRMVLTGQVSRELVGLINAHGPYAVGISGEDARLFTAERKQATVDGASVDIGLVGEVSEVNPDAVLDIVNAGRIPVVSTVAPDVDGVVHNINADTAAGALAAALGAEKLVVLTDVEGLYANWPDRGSLVDRIRVDRLETLLPGLASGMIPKMEACVRAIRGGVRRAHVIDGRIAHSVLLEVFTSRGIGTMVFPETELP
- a CDS encoding acetylornithine transaminase, with amino-acid sequence MTTYKSNVDGQEHWKSSLMDNYGTPALTLVRGEGAKVWDADGKPYVDLLGGIAVNALGHAHPAVVAAVTEQIAKLGHTSNLYVNPVAVELAETLLDVAGLSGNAKVLFVNSGAEANEAALKISRLTGRTKVVACEGAFHGRTMGALTLTGQPSKRDAFEPLVPGVTHVPYGDIDALRAAVDTETAAVFLEPILGEAGVVPAPDGYLQAAREITKATGTLLVLDEVQTGIGRTGAWFAFQHAGIVPDVITLAKGLGGGLPIGAVIGVGEAGELVKPGQHGTTFGGNPVCCAAGLAVLKTIAKDNLNDHVSALGKDIASRVEELGHPLVSGVRGAGLLLGIALREPVSAKVAKAAQDAGYLVNPIAPDTIRLAPPLILSADEAAGFLEALPGALDSTTT